From Erwinia pyri, a single genomic window includes:
- the fadD gene encoding long-chain-fatty-acid--CoA ligase FadD — MNKVWLNRYPADVPAEISADRYTSLIDLFEQAVKRYADQPAFINMGQGMSYRKLEERSRAFAAYLQQGLGLKKGDRVALMMPNLLQYPVALFGILRAGMVVVNVNPLYTPRELEHQLNDSGASAIVIVSNFAHTLEKVVASTQVKHVILTRLGDQLAPAKATLVNFVVKYIKRLVPKYHLPDALSFRSALQQGSQMHYLRPEMVNDDLAFLQYTGGTTGVAKGAMLTHRNMQANLEQTKATYGSLLKDGRETVVTALPLYHIFALTVNCLLFIELGGANLLITNPRDIPGLVKELAKVRFTAITGVNTLFNALLNNEDFHKLDFSSLTLSAGGGMAVQKAVAERWEKLTGHYLLEGYGLTECSPLVSVNPYDIRYHSGSIGLPVPSTDIRVVDEEGNMVGEGEPGELCIKGPQVMLGYWQRPDATLEVLKNGWLHSGDIVTVDHEGFIRIVDRKKDMILVSGFNVYPNEIEDVLMLHPKVREAAAIGVPNDAAGETVKICVVRKDPSLTKEELIAHCKKHLTGYKIPKLVEFRDELPKTNVGKILRRELRDEAIKAGS; from the coding sequence TTGAATAAGGTTTGGTTAAACCGTTATCCGGCAGATGTTCCGGCCGAGATCAGCGCCGATCGTTATACCTCGCTGATTGACCTCTTTGAACAAGCGGTAAAGCGTTACGCGGACCAGCCCGCCTTTATCAATATGGGGCAGGGGATGAGCTACCGGAAGCTGGAGGAGCGCAGCCGTGCTTTTGCGGCTTATCTGCAGCAGGGCCTTGGCCTGAAAAAGGGCGACCGCGTCGCCCTGATGATGCCAAATCTGTTGCAATATCCTGTTGCTCTGTTTGGCATCCTGCGGGCGGGAATGGTGGTGGTCAATGTTAACCCGCTCTACACCCCGCGTGAGCTGGAGCACCAGCTCAACGACAGTGGCGCAAGCGCGATTGTTATTGTCTCAAACTTCGCCCATACCCTTGAGAAAGTGGTTGCCAGTACGCAGGTAAAACATGTCATTCTCACCCGGTTAGGCGATCAGCTGGCACCAGCTAAAGCGACGCTGGTGAACTTTGTGGTGAAATATATCAAACGGCTGGTGCCCAAATACCATCTTCCCGATGCGCTCTCATTCCGCAGCGCGCTGCAGCAGGGCTCACAGATGCACTATCTGCGGCCGGAGATGGTTAATGACGATCTGGCGTTCCTTCAGTATACCGGTGGCACTACCGGCGTGGCGAAGGGGGCGATGCTGACGCACCGTAATATGCAGGCCAACCTTGAGCAGACCAAAGCGACCTATGGCTCACTTCTCAAGGATGGCAGGGAGACGGTAGTGACGGCGCTCCCGCTCTATCATATTTTCGCCCTGACGGTGAATTGCCTGCTGTTTATTGAACTGGGTGGGGCGAATCTGCTGATTACGAACCCGCGGGATATTCCGGGGTTGGTCAAAGAGCTCGCAAAAGTGCGGTTTACCGCTATTACGGGCGTCAATACGCTGTTTAACGCGCTGCTGAACAATGAGGATTTCCACAAGCTCGACTTTTCCAGCCTCACCCTGTCAGCCGGCGGCGGGATGGCGGTGCAGAAAGCGGTGGCGGAACGGTGGGAAAAACTCACCGGGCACTATCTTCTGGAAGGCTATGGGCTGACCGAATGTTCTCCGCTGGTCTCGGTTAATCCCTATGATATTCGCTATCACAGCGGCAGCATCGGGCTGCCTGTCCCCTCAACGGATATCAGGGTTGTGGACGAAGAGGGCAATATGGTGGGCGAAGGAGAGCCTGGCGAACTCTGTATTAAAGGCCCGCAGGTGATGCTGGGTTACTGGCAAAGGCCTGATGCCACGCTGGAAGTGCTAAAAAATGGATGGCTTCACAGCGGTGATATTGTTACCGTTGACCATGAAGGCTTTATCCGCATTGTCGATCGCAAAAAAGATATGATACTGGTCTCTGGTTTTAACGTTTATCCGAACGAGATTGAAGATGTGCTGATGCTCCATCCGAAAGTTCGTGAAGCGGCGGCGATTGGGGTTCCCAATGACGCCGCAGGTGAGACGGTAAAGATTTGCGTGGTCAGAAAAGATCCTTCGTTAACCAAAGAAGAGCTGATTGCCCACTGTAAGAAACATCTCACCGGCTATAAAATTCCCAAGCTGGTTGAGTTTCGCGATGAGTTGCCAAAAACCAACGTAGGCAAAATCCTGCGCCGTGAACTGCGTGATGAAGCGATAAAAGCGGGCAGTTAA
- a CDS encoding Slp family lipoprotein, which yields MRKSVFLQLGSLLLASVLLSGCVSVPDSVKGSSPTPQQDLVRVLNAPQLYVGQEARFGGKVVKVENKNGMTRLEIAAQRLDDTARPLLGTPSIGRIYADIKGFVDPIDFNNQIVTVVGPIRGTEKGMIGQAAYSFVTVDVTGYQRWHLTQQIVSPPQPIDPWIWYGPPRGHHRGGYWGPPPFGYYNNGPSQVQTILTE from the coding sequence ATGCGTAAATCCGTTTTTTTGCAGTTAGGTAGTCTGTTACTGGCCTCTGTGCTGCTCTCTGGCTGCGTGAGCGTGCCAGATTCGGTGAAAGGCTCATCGCCAACCCCTCAGCAGGATCTGGTGCGGGTGCTGAATGCGCCGCAGCTTTATGTCGGCCAGGAGGCGCGCTTTGGCGGTAAGGTGGTTAAGGTTGAGAACAAAAATGGCATGACCCGGCTGGAGATTGCGGCTCAGCGTCTTGATGACACCGCAAGACCGCTGTTAGGTACGCCCTCCATTGGCCGTATCTATGCGGATATCAAAGGCTTTGTTGACCCGATTGACTTCAATAATCAGATCGTGACCGTAGTGGGTCCGATCAGGGGCACCGAAAAAGGGATGATTGGTCAGGCTGCTTACAGCTTTGTCACGGTGGATGTCACGGGCTATCAGCGCTGGCATCTGACGCAGCAGATCGTTTCGCCGCCTCAGCCGATCGATCCCTGGATCTGGTATGGCCCGCCGCGTGGACACCATCGTGGCGGCTACTGGGGCCCGCCTCCGTTTGGCTATTACAATAACGGGCCTTCCCAGGTCCAGACTATCCTGACCGAATAG
- the tsaB gene encoding tRNA (adenosine(37)-N6)-threonylcarbamoyltransferase complex dimerization subunit type 1 TsaB produces MSTRILAIDTATEACSVALLSDDAVTARFELCAREHTQRILPMVQDLLQQTGSTLSGLDALAFGQGPGSFTGVRIGIGIAQGLALGAGLPMVGVSTLKTMAQSAWRLQGATRVLAAIDARMGEVYWAEYQRDEQGVWHGAESEAVLKPEAAQARIATLSGEWAMVGTGWKAWPALAETAGPVLLATEVTLPCAEDMLPLAAQALSAGKSVAVEHAEPTYLRNEVTWKKLPGRE; encoded by the coding sequence ATGTCCACGCGTATTTTAGCCATCGATACGGCCACGGAAGCCTGCTCCGTGGCGCTGCTGAGTGATGATGCGGTCACCGCCCGGTTTGAACTCTGTGCCCGGGAGCACACCCAGCGTATTTTGCCGATGGTGCAGGATCTCCTTCAGCAGACCGGCAGTACGCTCAGCGGGCTGGACGCTTTAGCATTTGGCCAGGGGCCAGGCAGCTTTACCGGCGTACGCATCGGCATTGGCATCGCTCAGGGTCTGGCGCTGGGTGCCGGGCTGCCGATGGTCGGCGTCTCCACGCTGAAGACCATGGCGCAGAGCGCCTGGCGTCTGCAGGGAGCAACGCGGGTGCTGGCAGCCATTGATGCACGCATGGGTGAAGTTTACTGGGCAGAATATCAGCGTGATGAACAGGGCGTCTGGCACGGGGCGGAGAGTGAAGCGGTACTGAAACCGGAAGCGGCTCAGGCGCGGATTGCGACGCTGTCGGGAGAGTGGGCAATGGTGGGGACCGGCTGGAAAGCCTGGCCTGCGCTTGCTGAAACCGCAGGCCCGGTGTTGCTGGCCACTGAGGTCACGCTGCCCTGCGCCGAAGATATGCTTCCTCTGGCAGCGCAGGCGCTGTCAGCCGGAAAGAGCGTTGCTGTTGAGCATGCAGAGCCGACCTATCTGCGCAATGAAGTCACCTGGAAAAAACTGCCGGGCCGCGAGTAA
- a CDS encoding ATP-dependent DNA helicase, whose amino-acid sequence MADDFAADGALALAIPGFKPREPQRQMALAVSEAIEQKRELVVEAGTGTGKTYAYLAPALRSGKKVIVSTGSKALQDQLYSRDLPTVARALNYKGQVALLKGRSNYLCLERLEQQSMVGGDLAVQAMSDLVHLRGWSSETVDGDISTCGGVAEDSTIWPLVTSTNDNCLGSDCPQYKDCFVVKARRKAMDADVVVVNHHLFLADMVVKESGFAELIPEADVMIFDEAHQMPDIASHYFGQQLSSKQLIDLARDITIAYRTEVRDVQQLQKSADRLAQSAQDFRLVLGDPGFRGNLRDVLNNPAIQRALLLLDDALELCYDVAKLSLGRSALLDAAFERAALYRGRLKRLKDVSQPGFSYWYECNSRHFVLALTPLSVSDRFREVMDERPASWIFTSATLAVNEQMTHFVGRLGVTDAKTMILESPFDFASQALLCVPRNLPSPNQPGGAKQLAKMLLPLIEANNGRCFFLCTSHQMMRELAEQFRAMLTLPVLVQGETSKGQLLKQFVAAGNALLVATSSFWEGVDVRGDVLSLVIIDKLPFTSPDDPLLKARMEDCKLRGGDPFDEVQLPDAVITLKQGVGRLIRDVDDRGVLVICDNRLVMRPYGAVFLNSLPPTPRTRDIHQAVEFLKPSPQQ is encoded by the coding sequence GTGGCAGACGATTTTGCAGCAGATGGCGCGCTTGCGCTGGCCATTCCCGGTTTCAAACCGCGTGAACCGCAGCGCCAGATGGCCCTGGCGGTTAGCGAGGCGATAGAGCAAAAGCGTGAGCTGGTGGTGGAAGCAGGTACGGGAACCGGTAAAACCTACGCTTACCTTGCCCCCGCGCTGCGCTCAGGTAAAAAAGTGATCGTCTCTACCGGCTCAAAGGCGCTGCAGGATCAGCTCTACAGCCGCGATTTGCCGACCGTAGCAAGAGCACTGAACTATAAAGGTCAGGTGGCGCTGCTGAAAGGGCGTTCAAACTACCTCTGCCTTGAGCGGCTGGAACAGCAGTCAATGGTGGGAGGAGACCTGGCGGTGCAGGCGATGAGCGATCTGGTTCATCTGCGCGGCTGGTCCAGCGAAACCGTTGATGGCGATATCAGCACCTGCGGCGGCGTGGCGGAAGACAGCACCATCTGGCCGCTGGTCACCAGCACCAATGATAACTGTCTGGGCAGTGACTGCCCTCAGTATAAAGATTGTTTTGTGGTAAAAGCGCGGCGTAAAGCGATGGACGCCGACGTGGTGGTAGTCAATCACCACCTGTTTCTTGCCGACATGGTGGTGAAAGAGAGCGGGTTTGCTGAACTGATCCCGGAGGCGGATGTGATGATCTTCGATGAAGCACATCAGATGCCCGATATCGCCAGCCACTATTTCGGCCAGCAGCTCTCAAGCAAACAGCTTATCGATCTGGCCAGGGACATTACCATTGCCTACCGTACCGAAGTGCGTGATGTCCAGCAGCTGCAGAAATCTGCCGACCGGCTGGCGCAGAGCGCGCAGGACTTCCGGCTGGTGCTGGGCGATCCCGGTTTTCGCGGCAACCTGCGTGACGTTCTCAACAATCCCGCCATTCAGCGTGCGCTGCTGCTGCTGGATGATGCGCTGGAACTCTGTTACGACGTGGCAAAACTGTCGCTGGGCCGCTCGGCACTGCTGGATGCCGCTTTTGAACGCGCCGCCCTCTACCGTGGCCGCCTTAAACGGCTGAAGGATGTGTCGCAGCCTGGCTTCAGCTACTGGTATGAGTGTAACTCGCGGCACTTTGTGCTGGCCCTGACGCCGCTTTCGGTGTCGGATCGCTTCCGTGAAGTGATGGACGAGCGGCCAGCAAGCTGGATTTTCACCTCTGCCACGCTGGCCGTTAACGAACAGATGACCCACTTCGTCGGGCGGCTCGGCGTTACTGACGCCAAAACCATGATCCTGGAGAGCCCGTTCGACTTTGCCAGCCAGGCGCTGCTTTGCGTGCCGCGCAATCTGCCTTCGCCTAACCAGCCCGGCGGGGCAAAGCAGCTGGCCAAAATGCTGCTGCCGCTGATTGAAGCCAACAATGGCCGCTGTTTCTTTCTCTGCACTTCGCACCAGATGATGCGGGAGCTGGCGGAACAGTTCCGCGCCATGCTGACCTTACCTGTGCTGGTGCAGGGAGAAACCAGCAAAGGGCAGCTGCTCAAGCAGTTTGTCGCAGCCGGTAACGCTTTGCTGGTCGCCACCAGCAGCTTCTGGGAGGGAGTGGACGTGCGGGGCGATGTGCTTTCGCTGGTCATTATCGACAAGCTGCCGTTTACTTCGCCAGACGATCCCTTGTTAAAGGCGCGCATGGAGGATTGTAAACTGCGCGGCGGCGATCCCTTTGATGAGGTCCAGCTTCCTGATGCGGTGATCACGCTCAAGCAGGGCGTGGGTCGCCTGATCCGTGATGTTGATGACCGGGGCGTGCTGGTGATTTGCGATAACCGACTGGTGATGCGTCCTTACGGCGCAGTATTTCTCAACAGCCTGCCGCCCACGCCGCGAACGCGCGATATTCATCAGGCAGTTGAGTTCCTTAAACCGTCGCCACAACAGTAA
- a CDS encoding YoaK family protein, with the protein MLISPENSRSNSADRQLACTLAAVAGALNTAAFEIVGFFSANMTGNVSSLSDHLAKVNFAPGLFFLSLVAIFIAGSAFATIIINAGRRRNIRSVYAFNIVIEGVGLVVLGIVETWLTPFSPGMLLILSLSFLMGLQNAVVTRLSNARVRTTHVSGTSTDIGIELAMLFDVLRRKESPKEAPFYLERLKLHSFTLLSFLVGGVAGIWLFHLTGYGFLLFIGTGVILLALHNIVRKQENL; encoded by the coding sequence ATGCTGATAAGCCCTGAGAATTCACGTAGCAACTCCGCAGACAGACAGCTTGCCTGTACCCTTGCTGCCGTTGCTGGAGCTCTGAACACCGCAGCATTTGAAATCGTAGGATTTTTTTCCGCCAATATGACGGGTAACGTATCGTCGCTCTCAGATCATCTGGCAAAAGTTAACTTCGCACCGGGCCTTTTTTTTCTCTCTCTGGTAGCTATCTTCATCGCTGGGTCCGCATTCGCCACCATCATTATTAATGCAGGGCGCAGAAGGAATATTCGCTCGGTATACGCCTTTAATATTGTCATTGAAGGCGTGGGACTTGTGGTTCTGGGCATTGTTGAAACCTGGCTGACCCCCTTCTCTCCGGGTATGTTACTTATCCTGAGCCTGAGTTTTTTAATGGGGTTACAGAATGCAGTCGTTACCCGACTCTCTAATGCAAGAGTAAGAACAACGCATGTATCGGGAACATCAACCGATATTGGTATTGAGCTGGCGATGCTTTTCGATGTGCTGAGGCGAAAAGAGTCGCCAAAAGAGGCTCCCTTCTACCTTGAAAGGCTGAAGCTTCACTCTTTTACACTGCTCTCATTTCTGGTTGGCGGTGTGGCAGGGATATGGCTGTTTCATCTCACTGGATATGGATTTCTGTTATTTATTGGCACCGGCGTGATTTTACTGGCCTTACATAACATAGTAAGAAAGCAGGAAAATTTATAA
- a CDS encoding RidA family protein: MKNEITRVEPVEHRMSEAVIHNDTIYYTSVPENLDEDAEAQTANALAVIDRLLTSVGSDKSKILDATIFLVNKEDFQAMNRAWDAWVSPGNAPVRCTVQAGLMNPKYLVEIKVIAAR, from the coding sequence ATGAAAAATGAAATAACCAGAGTTGAACCCGTTGAACACCGTATGTCCGAAGCGGTGATTCATAACGACACCATCTATTACACCAGCGTGCCGGAAAACCTGGATGAAGATGCAGAAGCGCAAACGGCGAACGCGCTGGCGGTGATTGACCGGCTCCTGACCAGCGTGGGTTCAGATAAAAGCAAAATTCTGGATGCCACCATTTTTCTGGTGAACAAAGAAGATTTCCAGGCGATGAACCGCGCATGGGATGCCTGGGTTTCACCAGGCAATGCGCCGGTGCGCTGTACCGTTCAGGCCGGATTAATGAACCCGAAATATCTGGTGGAAATCAAAGTGATCGCCGCCCGATAA
- a CDS encoding YoaH family protein → MNIGLPALSHEQQQQAVERIQQLMSEGMSSGEAIQLVAAEIRETHTGGMITARFDDEDEEYDQEESERRQDDEEEEEDDY, encoded by the coding sequence ATGAATATTGGTTTACCGGCACTTTCTCATGAACAGCAGCAGCAGGCCGTCGAGCGTATTCAGCAGCTGATGTCAGAAGGCATGAGCAGTGGAGAGGCCATTCAGCTGGTGGCGGCTGAAATTCGCGAAACGCATACCGGCGGCATGATTACTGCACGCTTTGACGACGAAGATGAAGAGTATGACCAAGAGGAGTCTGAGCGGCGGCAGGATGATGAGGAAGAAGAGGAAGACGATTACTGA
- the pabB gene encoding aminodeoxychorismate synthase component 1, translating into MSPVYYPLEYTPEALGNLFGFIADRPWSMLLHSGFAEHSDNRFDIMVAEPHTTLITRGQFTHIQQGETLEISEEDPLKLLDQALAKSGFRAPARDDLPFQGGALGLFGYDLGRRFEHLPNLAEQDLTTPDMAVGLYSWALVADHRLKKLTLVAHQEGEARLAWLKALKPGRQADAFQLTSGWQSNMTREEYGEKFRRVQQWLQSGDCYQINLAQRFQASYSGDEWQAFQQLNQQNRAPFSAFLRLPESALLSLSPERFLKMRGNRIETRPIKGTLPRLKDPQQDRQQAEKLANSPKDRAENVMIVDLMRNDIGRAAEPGSVAVPELFVVEPFPAVHHLVSTVTARLKPSLSACDLLRACFPGGSITGAPKVRAMEIIDALEPHRRNAWCGSIGYLSACGNMDTSITIRTLTAEQGMLYCSAGGGIVADSNEQSEYQETFDKVNRILPCLDKHNA; encoded by the coding sequence ATGTCACCTGTTTATTATCCTCTTGAGTATACGCCGGAAGCCCTTGGGAATCTGTTTGGTTTTATTGCCGATCGGCCCTGGTCGATGCTGCTGCATTCCGGCTTTGCCGAACACAGCGATAATCGCTTTGATATCATGGTGGCCGAACCCCATACCACGCTGATCACCCGGGGTCAGTTCACCCATATCCAACAGGGTGAAACGCTTGAAATCAGTGAAGAGGATCCTCTCAAGCTCCTGGATCAGGCGCTGGCAAAGAGTGGTTTCCGGGCGCCAGCACGGGATGACCTGCCCTTTCAGGGCGGTGCGCTGGGACTGTTTGGTTACGATTTAGGCCGCCGTTTTGAGCATTTACCGAACCTGGCTGAACAAGACCTGACCACGCCCGATATGGCCGTTGGCCTCTACAGCTGGGCGCTGGTTGCCGATCATCGGTTGAAAAAACTGACGCTGGTTGCGCACCAGGAGGGCGAAGCCAGGCTGGCATGGCTGAAAGCGCTGAAACCCGGCAGGCAGGCTGACGCTTTTCAGCTCACAAGCGGCTGGCAATCGAACATGACGCGCGAGGAATATGGTGAGAAATTTCGCCGCGTACAGCAGTGGTTGCAGAGCGGCGACTGTTATCAGATCAATCTCGCTCAACGCTTCCAGGCCAGCTACAGCGGTGATGAATGGCAGGCCTTCCAACAGTTGAATCAACAGAACCGCGCGCCGTTCAGCGCTTTTTTGCGCTTGCCGGAGAGCGCTCTGCTCAGCCTTTCGCCGGAACGTTTTCTGAAAATGCGCGGCAATCGGATTGAGACCCGTCCGATCAAAGGCACCCTCCCCCGGCTGAAGGATCCGCAGCAGGATCGCCAGCAGGCTGAGAAGCTGGCGAACTCCCCGAAAGATCGCGCAGAGAACGTCATGATTGTGGATCTGATGCGTAACGACATCGGCCGGGCAGCCGAACCGGGCAGCGTGGCGGTGCCGGAGCTGTTTGTGGTGGAGCCTTTTCCCGCGGTCCATCATCTGGTGAGTACCGTGACCGCCAGACTGAAGCCCTCACTCAGCGCCTGCGACCTGCTACGCGCCTGTTTCCCCGGCGGCTCCATCACCGGGGCGCCCAAAGTGCGGGCAATGGAAATTATTGATGCGCTGGAGCCGCACCGCCGTAATGCCTGGTGCGGCAGCATTGGCTATCTCAGCGCCTGCGGCAATATGGATACCAGCATTACCATCCGCACCCTGACTGCCGAACAGGGCATGCTCTACTGCTCAGCCGGTGGCGGCATTGTGGCGGACAGTAATGAGCAGTCGGAATATCAGGAAACCTTCGATAAAGTGAACCGCATTCTTCCCTGCCTGGATAAACACAATGCCTGA
- a CDS encoding CoA pyrophosphatase, translating to MPDTALTLARFMSRFVLQRPEVPDDALPTRQAAVLVPVVDRPRPSLLLTRRAATLRKHAGQVAFPGGMRDPEDSSLIVTALREAQEEVAIPPDSVRVVGVLPAVTSSTGFQVTPVVGIVPATLSWHPNEGEVESVFEMPLQEALRLGRYFPLDIQRQNISHRVWLSWFDDYFIWGMTAGIIRQLSLQVTDLSDPD from the coding sequence ATGCCTGACACCGCTCTGACGCTCGCCCGATTTATGAGTCGCTTTGTGCTGCAACGGCCTGAGGTGCCCGACGATGCTTTGCCCACCCGTCAGGCTGCAGTGCTGGTCCCTGTTGTCGACCGTCCCCGCCCCTCTCTTTTATTAACGCGCCGCGCCGCTACGCTGCGTAAACACGCGGGCCAGGTCGCCTTTCCGGGCGGGATGCGGGATCCTGAAGACAGCTCGCTAATCGTTACCGCGCTGCGTGAAGCGCAGGAAGAGGTCGCCATTCCCCCCGACTCTGTGCGGGTGGTAGGCGTTTTGCCTGCCGTCACCAGCAGCACAGGTTTCCAGGTAACGCCCGTGGTCGGCATCGTGCCTGCCACGCTGAGCTGGCATCCTAACGAGGGTGAAGTAGAATCAGTTTTCGAAATGCCGCTGCAGGAAGCGCTTCGCCTGGGGCGTTACTTTCCGCTGGATATCCAGCGTCAGAATATTTCCCACCGCGTCTGGCTCTCCTGGTTTGATGACTATTTTATCTGGGGCATGACCGCCGGCATTATCCGGCAGCTCAGCCTGCAGGTGACAGATCTCTCCGATCCTGATTAA
- the sdaA gene encoding L-serine ammonia-lyase: MISVFDMFKIGIGPSSSHTVGPMKAGKQFVDDLLDNGKLESVTRIAVDVYGSLSLTGKGHHTDIAIIMGLSGASPESVDIDGIPAFIRDVEERQRLLLANGQQEVDFPREGGMVFRSDNLSLHENGMRIHAFAGETLIYSKTYYSVGGGFIVDEEHFGQTALNEVTVPYPFNSAKEMLAHCHETGLSLSGLIMKNELALHSRAEIERYFGDVWQSMRDCIDRGLNTEGVLPGPLRVPRRASALRRLLVSSDKLSSDPMNVIDWVNMFALAVNEENAAGGRVVTAPTNGACGIVPAVLAYYDHFIESVSPDIFIRYFLACGAVGILYKMNASISGAEVGCQGEVGVACSMAAAGLAELLGASPEQVCVAAEIGMEHNLGLTCDPVAGQVQVPCIERNAIASVKAINSARMAMRRTSEARVSLDKVIETMYETGKDMNAKYRETSRGGLAIKVQCD, translated from the coding sequence GTGATTAGCGTTTTTGACATGTTCAAAATTGGCATTGGCCCTTCCAGCTCGCATACGGTAGGTCCCATGAAAGCCGGCAAACAGTTTGTCGACGATCTGCTGGATAACGGCAAGCTGGAGAGCGTAACGCGCATCGCCGTTGACGTGTATGGCTCGCTCTCGTTAACCGGTAAGGGCCACCACACTGATATCGCTATTATTATGGGCCTCTCCGGCGCCTCGCCGGAAAGCGTGGATATTGATGGCATCCCGGCATTTATTCGTGATGTTGAGGAGCGTCAGCGTCTGTTGCTGGCCAATGGCCAACAGGAAGTCGATTTCCCACGTGAAGGCGGCATGGTTTTCCGCAGCGATAACCTTTCGCTGCATGAAAACGGTATGCGGATCCACGCCTTTGCCGGTGAAACGCTGATTTACAGCAAAACTTACTACTCCGTCGGCGGAGGCTTTATCGTTGATGAGGAGCACTTCGGGCAGACGGCGCTGAATGAAGTGACCGTACCCTACCCGTTTAATTCTGCCAAAGAGATGCTGGCTCATTGCCATGAAACCGGGCTCTCCTTGTCCGGCCTGATCATGAAGAATGAGCTGGCGTTGCATAGCCGTGCGGAGATTGAACGCTATTTTGGCGACGTCTGGCAAAGCATGCGGGACTGTATCGACCGCGGGCTGAATACCGAAGGCGTATTGCCTGGCCCATTACGCGTTCCTCGCCGTGCTTCTGCGCTACGCCGTCTGTTGGTCTCTTCCGACAAGCTCTCCAGCGACCCGATGAACGTCATCGACTGGGTCAATATGTTTGCCCTGGCGGTTAATGAAGAGAATGCGGCCGGTGGACGCGTGGTCACCGCCCCCACTAACGGTGCCTGCGGCATCGTGCCCGCTGTGCTGGCCTACTACGACCACTTTATCGAATCGGTCAGCCCCGATATCTTTATTCGTTACTTCCTGGCTTGCGGCGCCGTAGGGATCCTCTACAAGATGAACGCCTCGATTTCGGGCGCGGAAGTGGGATGTCAGGGAGAAGTGGGCGTGGCCTGTTCAATGGCTGCTGCCGGTCTGGCTGAGCTTCTGGGTGCCAGTCCCGAGCAGGTTTGCGTGGCGGCTGAGATAGGCATGGAACATAATCTCGGGCTGACCTGCGATCCGGTGGCGGGTCAGGTACAGGTTCCCTGTATTGAACGTAACGCCATTGCCTCCGTAAAAGCGATCAACTCTGCCCGAATGGCGATGCGTCGTACCAGTGAAGCCCGTGTTTCATTAGATAAGGTAATTGAAACCATGTATGAAACGGGCAAGGATATGAATGCAAAATATCGTGAAACCTCACGCGGCGGTCTTGCCATCAAAGTGCAGTGTGACTGA